A region from the Lentisphaera profundi genome encodes:
- a CDS encoding LamG-like jellyroll fold domain-containing protein produces the protein MRKFDETRTQHLISALIDENISAEEMKELNELLQDSPEALNMYLSMTQVDMEMHQDTSLLSHYSDLKPQVKEDLPETLDRLKKSLRLFQLVAAFLLAFIAINYLVLRNQPMKEEVNGSSPGVLAHILKLSEDIKWSKAKAKVGDPIGEEVLIIQKGSINLKYENGAEIKLVGPAEYKLHDQDSATLSYGQLAARIPEAAQGFTIDAPKALITDLGTEFALNVNKQGESKIFVYEGEVVGALLGPDGNTLKHSNLYAKDAVSIDSRSGTLKTLKDTKNFIRIAESPEASLHINQSYVDAVHNSDPIAYWRFNTEDTELITNEMSTSYSGALTGKAKIENGFLVFDKGTKGAFVVDEPIQNINSQGHSIEMWVKPLERSKDMMALASLVALGKPKNNETVKHLAYFGLTPQKSFNRHSPFNFWFASRFPARSGNYGVNCYANQDYKGQHWYHLVCIKNKNSLDIYVNGQLANSVQHELGSGDKAYQFFVGQMDFHKNSWQLHGSIDEVALYDRPLSAREIETHYQSMLEK, from the coding sequence ATGAGAAAATTTGACGAAACACGTACTCAGCATCTTATCTCTGCTTTGATTGATGAAAATATCTCAGCCGAAGAAATGAAGGAACTTAATGAACTGCTTCAAGATTCACCCGAAGCTCTTAATATGTACCTCAGTATGACTCAAGTTGATATGGAGATGCATCAGGATACGAGCTTGTTAAGTCATTATTCTGATTTAAAACCACAAGTCAAAGAAGATCTGCCTGAGACGCTTGATCGTCTCAAAAAGAGCTTAAGACTCTTTCAGCTTGTTGCGGCTTTTCTTCTTGCTTTTATCGCTATAAATTACCTAGTGCTCCGTAACCAGCCAATGAAGGAAGAGGTGAATGGTAGTTCACCTGGTGTTCTTGCGCATATTTTAAAGCTTTCAGAGGATATAAAATGGAGTAAAGCAAAGGCTAAGGTAGGTGACCCAATAGGTGAAGAAGTATTGATCATCCAGAAAGGATCGATAAACCTAAAATATGAGAATGGCGCAGAAATTAAACTTGTTGGCCCCGCAGAATATAAATTGCACGACCAGGATTCTGCCACTCTAAGTTATGGTCAGTTGGCAGCTCGTATTCCGGAAGCCGCACAGGGTTTTACGATTGATGCACCCAAAGCCCTTATTACAGATTTAGGTACTGAGTTTGCCCTTAATGTTAATAAGCAGGGAGAAAGTAAAATATTTGTTTACGAAGGCGAAGTCGTAGGGGCCTTGTTGGGGCCGGATGGCAACACTTTAAAACATAGCAACCTCTATGCTAAAGATGCTGTAAGCATAGATTCAAGGAGTGGTACACTTAAAACTCTTAAAGATACAAAAAACTTTATTCGTATTGCGGAAAGCCCAGAAGCTTCGCTGCATATAAATCAGTCTTATGTTGATGCCGTACATAATTCAGACCCTATTGCGTACTGGCGCTTTAATACTGAAGATACAGAACTCATTACAAACGAAATGAGCACATCTTATTCAGGGGCACTCACGGGAAAAGCAAAAATAGAAAATGGTTTCTTAGTTTTCGATAAAGGTACAAAGGGGGCTTTTGTTGTTGATGAACCCATTCAAAACATCAATAGCCAAGGACATTCTATTGAGATGTGGGTCAAGCCGCTAGAGCGCTCTAAAGATATGATGGCACTGGCATCGCTCGTGGCCCTAGGGAAACCTAAAAATAATGAAACAGTTAAGCACCTGGCCTATTTTGGGCTTACTCCTCAAAAGTCATTCAATCGTCACAGTCCTTTTAATTTCTGGTTTGCTTCACGTTTTCCTGCGAGATCGGGAAATTATGGAGTCAACTGTTATGCCAATCAGGATTACAAAGGGCAGCATTGGTACCATCTCGTTTGCATTAAAAATAAAAATAGTTTGGATATTTATGTCAATGGCCAATTGGCCAACAGTGTTCAACATGAACTAGGAAGTGGAGATAAGGCTTATCAGTTTTTTGTTGGTCAAATGGATTTTCATAAAAACTCCTGGCAATTACACGGTAGTATTGACGAAGTCGCACTCTATGACCGTCCTTTAAGCGCCCGTGAAATAGAGACTCATTACCAAAGCATGTTAGAAAAATAA
- a CDS encoding PSD1 and planctomycete cytochrome C domain-containing protein yields the protein MFTRLMFVAALSCSNLIAKEINFNRDILPILSDRCFACHGPDGGEFGEKWKAGLRLDTPEGALANLREVKYQVQTAKRLSQGLKAKEKPSSKRYAMIPGNAEESSLIERIMTDDEDDIMPPLDSHLKLSLQEKDLLRQWIAEGAKYDIHWSFKAPEKAALPEIENTSWPRNEIDTHVLAQLEKRELKPAPEAEKRTWLRRVSQDISGLPPTISQIKDFLEDQSPKAYEKVVDRLLKSSDYAERMTNIWMDNARYADSNGYQFDNARTMWPWRDWVIKAFAENKAWDEFVSEQVAGDLFPKASQDQVIATGFNRNHGYSIEGGIIDEEYRVDYAKDKTHTFGTLFLGLTMECTSCHDHKYDPLTMKDYYSLYAFFNQSSEKGAPGESGRKQKSAAPFISIKTKDGEKNSLRVMIMKDEKRDTFILQQGLYDKPGEKVSAETPAVLASFKGYEKNRLGLAKWLKSPENPLFARVTVNRIWHQFFGRGIVKSVDNFGLQGDTPTHPALLDSLAVDFRENNWDLHQLIRKIVLSATYRQDSSFRKNIEDPENRLLARGPSFRLAAELIRDQALAVSGLMNKKVGGPSVMPYQAAGVWEDLNAPKSHAETYKQANGDDLYRKSLYTYWRRAALHPVMAVFDAPSRDVCAVSRELTNTPLQALVSLHDPTFIEAARCLAEQSIVSPKPIDLAFQSVLSRTASPKELRLLKQYYAVRLKHYQNNQAALERLLKVGKKEVKYQGDLAPLAALTDCCHAIFNLSETITRN from the coding sequence ATGTTTACAAGACTCATGTTTGTTGCTGCATTATCCTGTAGTAATCTAATAGCCAAAGAAATAAATTTTAATCGTGATATACTCCCGATTTTATCTGATCGCTGCTTTGCCTGTCATGGTCCAGATGGCGGTGAATTTGGTGAGAAATGGAAAGCTGGCCTACGCCTCGATACTCCCGAAGGGGCCTTGGCAAACTTGAGAGAAGTGAAGTACCAAGTTCAAACAGCAAAGCGCTTGAGCCAAGGTTTAAAAGCCAAAGAGAAGCCAAGCTCAAAGCGCTATGCAATGATTCCAGGCAATGCGGAAGAATCCTCTTTAATTGAACGGATAATGACCGATGATGAGGATGATATTATGCCTCCTTTGGATTCTCATCTAAAGCTTTCTTTACAGGAAAAAGACTTGCTCCGTCAATGGATTGCGGAAGGCGCAAAATATGATATTCATTGGTCATTCAAAGCTCCCGAAAAAGCGGCCTTGCCTGAGATTGAAAATACTTCTTGGCCTAGGAATGAAATTGATACTCACGTACTCGCCCAATTAGAAAAACGAGAATTAAAGCCTGCGCCAGAAGCAGAGAAACGCACTTGGTTACGCCGAGTTTCACAAGATATAAGTGGCTTGCCACCAACAATCTCACAAATAAAAGACTTCCTTGAAGATCAGTCGCCCAAGGCCTATGAAAAAGTGGTCGATCGCTTGCTTAAGAGTTCTGACTACGCGGAACGAATGACCAATATTTGGATGGATAATGCGCGTTATGCCGATAGCAATGGCTACCAATTTGATAATGCTCGAACGATGTGGCCCTGGCGCGATTGGGTGATTAAAGCCTTTGCCGAGAATAAAGCTTGGGATGAATTTGTTAGTGAGCAAGTCGCAGGAGATTTATTTCCTAAAGCAAGCCAAGATCAAGTCATAGCCACGGGTTTTAACCGCAATCACGGCTATTCCATTGAAGGAGGGATTATTGATGAAGAGTACCGCGTTGATTATGCCAAGGACAAAACGCATACCTTTGGCACCTTGTTTCTCGGCCTCACCATGGAGTGCACCAGTTGCCACGATCATAAATATGATCCCCTCACCATGAAAGATTATTATTCACTCTATGCCTTTTTTAACCAATCCAGTGAAAAGGGTGCGCCGGGAGAATCAGGGCGTAAGCAAAAATCTGCGGCACCATTTATCTCCATAAAAACAAAAGATGGCGAAAAGAACTCCTTACGAGTCATGATCATGAAGGATGAAAAACGTGATACCTTCATTCTGCAGCAAGGCCTCTATGATAAACCGGGTGAAAAAGTAAGTGCGGAAACTCCCGCGGTCTTAGCTTCATTTAAAGGCTACGAAAAAAATCGTTTAGGTCTCGCAAAGTGGTTAAAGTCACCAGAAAATCCTCTTTTTGCTCGCGTCACCGTGAATCGTATTTGGCACCAATTTTTTGGTCGCGGCATTGTTAAGAGTGTCGATAATTTTGGTCTTCAGGGCGATACTCCCACTCATCCAGCTTTACTCGATAGCTTAGCGGTAGATTTCCGCGAAAATAATTGGGACCTACATCAGCTCATTCGAAAAATTGTTTTATCCGCCACTTATCGCCAAGATTCTAGCTTTCGTAAAAATATCGAGGACCCTGAAAATCGCTTATTGGCAAGGGGCCCAAGCTTTCGTTTAGCGGCTGAACTGATCCGTGATCAAGCCCTCGCCGTGAGTGGACTGATGAATAAAAAAGTGGGCGGCCCTAGTGTGATGCCTTATCAAGCTGCTGGTGTTTGGGAGGACTTAAATGCGCCAAAATCACATGCTGAAACTTATAAGCAGGCTAATGGAGATGATCTCTATCGCAAGAGCTTATACACTTATTGGCGTCGAGCAGCGCTACACCCTGTGATGGCGGTTTTTGATGCCCCGAGTCGCGATGTTTGCGCAGTCTCAAGAGAATTAACCAATACTCCTTTGCAGGCCTTAGTTAGTCTACATGATCCCACTTTTATTGAGGCGGCACGTTGTTTGGCCGAGCAATCCATTGTCAGTCCAAAGCCCATAGACTTAGCTTTTCAAAGCGTCTTATCACGCACGGCCAGTCCAAAAGAGCTCAGGCTTTTAAAACAATATTATGCTGTGCGCTTAAAGCATTATCAAAATAATCAGGCTGCACTGGAGCGTTTGCTCAAAGTAGGGAAGAAAGAAGTCAAGTACCAAGGGGATCTGGCGCCTTTAGCAGCACTTACAGATTGTTGTCATGCCATTTTTAATTTGAGCGAAACGATCACGAGGAATTAG
- a CDS encoding DUF1501 domain-containing protein, producing the protein MKELEATLHKMNRRQALKMSAGGLGYMALGDLLAKESPSALQAHHKPKAKRVIYLFQSGGPSQIDMFDPKPMLNKFHGQDIFKFVKQNGRLTGFNDKHKVHPLIKSKYSFKKYGQSGSWVSELLPHMSGVMDDVCTIRSVSTKPVNHDPAMTFMQTGHNLPGRPSIGSWLSYGLGSMNKNLPDYVVLVSKGDLGNMQPLNSRLWGNGFLPGRYQGVRLRSGKDPVLYLKDPAGKTLKDERQLLDVINELNEEEFQRHANPAVETRISQYEMAFRMQSSVPDLSDLSDEPASTFKLYGEEARKPGTYAFNCLMARRLAERDVRFVQLYHSGWDHHFNLPAHLPKRCRETDQATAALITDLKQRGLLDDTIVVWGGEFGRTAFSQDGKTPVSYGRDHHANCFTKIVAGGGFKAGLNYGQTDEFGYNVVKDEVPVHDLHATILHQLGLDHERLTYLSQGRRYRLTDVHGHVVKDLLI; encoded by the coding sequence ATGAAAGAACTTGAAGCTACATTACACAAAATGAATCGTCGTCAAGCCTTAAAAATGTCTGCGGGTGGCTTGGGTTATATGGCCTTGGGGGATTTATTGGCCAAAGAAAGTCCAAGCGCACTGCAAGCTCATCACAAGCCTAAAGCGAAGCGAGTGATTTACCTCTTTCAATCAGGAGGTCCCTCACAGATCGATATGTTTGATCCAAAACCCATGCTCAATAAATTTCATGGCCAGGATATCTTTAAATTTGTGAAGCAGAATGGTCGCCTCACTGGTTTTAACGATAAGCATAAAGTGCACCCGCTCATTAAGAGTAAGTATAGCTTCAAGAAATATGGTCAGTCGGGTTCCTGGGTGAGTGAATTACTCCCTCACATGAGTGGAGTGATGGATGATGTCTGTACGATTCGTAGTGTTAGTACCAAGCCCGTGAATCACGACCCCGCCATGACCTTTATGCAAACGGGGCACAACCTCCCCGGACGCCCGAGTATTGGTTCGTGGTTGAGTTATGGCTTGGGCTCTATGAATAAAAATTTACCTGATTATGTCGTCTTGGTTTCCAAGGGTGATTTAGGCAATATGCAGCCTTTAAATTCTCGCCTTTGGGGCAATGGGTTTTTGCCTGGTCGTTATCAAGGCGTACGACTGCGTTCGGGAAAGGATCCCGTTTTATACCTCAAGGATCCTGCGGGCAAAACGCTCAAAGACGAGCGTCAATTACTCGATGTCATTAATGAGCTCAATGAAGAGGAATTCCAACGTCATGCCAACCCTGCAGTAGAAACGCGAATCTCGCAATATGAGATGGCATTTCGCATGCAGAGCTCGGTTCCCGACTTAAGTGATCTCTCGGATGAGCCAGCATCGACTTTTAAACTCTATGGTGAAGAGGCCCGCAAGCCCGGAACTTATGCCTTTAATTGCCTGATGGCGAGAAGATTAGCCGAGCGCGATGTACGCTTTGTACAGCTCTATCATTCGGGTTGGGATCATCACTTTAATTTACCTGCACATTTACCCAAGCGCTGTCGCGAAACAGATCAAGCCACGGCGGCACTAATAACTGACCTCAAGCAACGTGGCTTACTCGACGATACCATAGTCGTTTGGGGCGGTGAGTTTGGCCGGACGGCCTTTAGTCAGGATGGTAAAACCCCCGTTTCTTATGGTCGTGATCATCATGCCAATTGTTTTACAAAAATTGTTGCTGGCGGAGGTTTTAAAGCAGGCTTAAACTATGGCCAAACTGATGAGTTTGGCTATAATGTAGTCAAGGATGAAGTTCCCGTACACGACCTTCATGCCACGATCCTACATCAATTGGGACTCGATCATGAACGTCTCACTTATTTATCGCAAGGACGTCGCTACCGCCTTACCGATGTCCATGGCCATGTAGTCAAAGATTTACTAATTTGA
- a CDS encoding polysaccharide deacetylase family protein, with protein sequence MKFLSLYFLLSLMIGSLLQAEQKTVVLTFDDSVKSQAEFVAPLLKKHGFNATFFITEGFSFHKRKDLYMTWAQIKQLHDQGFEIGNHTKSHRSVKKMSAEQLRKSLEHIENQCKKHGIPKPISFCYPGYATAPKALKILQEKGYRFARAGGAKASEPDTDHHLLLPQAFDGKPASTLEQFKKAVDQADSKHIPILTFHGVPDLEHPWVTTSPEKFKAYMKYLKDNDFKVISLRDYPLKN encoded by the coding sequence ATGAAATTTTTATCTCTCTATTTTTTACTGAGCCTCATGATCGGCTCATTGCTTCAAGCGGAGCAAAAAACCGTCGTGCTTACTTTTGATGATTCGGTCAAGAGTCAGGCGGAATTTGTCGCACCACTTCTAAAAAAACACGGTTTTAATGCCACTTTCTTTATCACTGAGGGCTTTTCCTTCCACAAGAGAAAAGACCTCTACATGACTTGGGCGCAGATTAAACAACTCCATGATCAGGGCTTTGAGATCGGCAATCATACCAAGAGTCACCGCAGTGTAAAAAAAATGAGTGCAGAACAATTGCGCAAATCACTTGAGCATATAGAAAATCAATGTAAAAAGCATGGCATTCCTAAGCCCATTTCCTTTTGTTACCCTGGATATGCCACCGCGCCCAAGGCCTTAAAAATCTTGCAGGAAAAGGGCTATCGCTTTGCTCGTGCGGGTGGTGCCAAAGCTAGCGAGCCCGACACAGATCATCACTTGCTCTTGCCTCAGGCCTTTGACGGCAAGCCAGCAAGTACTTTGGAGCAATTTAAAAAGGCAGTGGATCAAGCCGATTCCAAGCATATTCCCATTTTAACTTTTCACGGGGTTCCCGACTTAGAACACCCCTGGGTGACTACAAGTCCAGAAAAATTCAAAGCCTACATGAAGTACTTAAAGGATAATGATTTTAAGGTGATTTCTCTTAGGGATTACCCTCTTAAGAATTAG